From Pseudanabaena sp. PCC 6802, one genomic window encodes:
- a CDS encoding Crp/Fnr family transcriptional regulator: MHQKLFSALDRFVILSSKHQEELSKLVKRQELPKNAVLQELGETSNYLHFVEEGTVRAIYYQDSKEITAWFGFAGDFVSSFYSFVSRKPSPEKIVTISDCKLISISYETLQFLYEKDIIWNKLGRLITERYYMECQERILSLQSMSAAERYDNVLDRRPDILKKVKLGHLASYLGMAQANLSRLRSTWQNRQRINN, from the coding sequence ATGCATCAAAAACTCTTTAGTGCACTCGATCGATTTGTCATCCTGAGTTCTAAGCATCAAGAAGAGCTTAGCAAGTTAGTTAAGCGACAAGAATTACCTAAAAATGCAGTTCTACAGGAGTTGGGTGAGACATCCAACTACTTGCACTTTGTAGAAGAGGGAACGGTAAGGGCAATTTACTATCAGGATAGTAAGGAAATAACGGCATGGTTTGGATTTGCAGGGGATTTTGTTAGTTCTTTTTACAGTTTTGTATCGCGCAAGCCTAGTCCTGAAAAAATTGTAACTATTTCAGACTGTAAGCTGATTTCGATTAGCTACGAAACTCTGCAATTTCTGTATGAAAAAGATATTATTTGGAATAAGCTGGGTCGTTTAATAACCGAAAGATATTATATGGAATGTCAAGAACGTATACTTTCTCTACAATCGATGTCTGCCGCCGAACGTTATGATAATGTGCTCGATCGGCGTCCAGATATTCTAAAAAAAGTAAAACTCGGACATCTCGCTTCTTATCTAGGCATGGCACAAGCAAATCTTAGCCGACTTCGCTCTACTTGGCAGAATCGCCAGCGTATAAACAACTAA
- a CDS encoding GUN4 domain-containing protein produces MIDYSCLEKSLADREWQNADEETCRKLVEISGVNEFRDLYPDELRAFPLNELIALDRLWQNYSNNWFGYSSQKEVWEDLGNPNIYWPFPSYNQEEIYQFDRCFLKQLRWFNGLNYSINYHFNNPKSVAKGYLPSYPGHRGNPPCYMHITRGLSWRWQCLVLERDLSGK; encoded by the coding sequence ATGATTGATTATAGTTGCTTAGAGAAATCATTGGCAGATCGAGAATGGCAAAATGCTGATGAGGAAACATGTCGTAAGCTAGTCGAAATCTCAGGAGTGAATGAATTTCGAGATCTATATCCTGATGAGCTTAGAGCCTTTCCACTGAATGAACTTATAGCTCTTGATCGCCTGTGGCAAAACTACAGCAATAATTGGTTCGGGTACAGTTCGCAAAAGGAAGTTTGGGAAGATTTAGGAAATCCCAATATTTATTGGCCGTTCCCATCATATAATCAAGAAGAAATTTATCAGTTCGATCGGTGTTTCCTTAAACAGCTAAGATGGTTCAATGGATTGAATTATAGCATAAATTATCATTTTAACAATCCTAAATCAGTAGCAAAAGGATATCTCCCATCTTATCCAGGGCATAGAGGGAACCCCCCATGCTACATGCATATCACTAGAGGTTTAAGCTGGCGATGGCAATGTCTTGTCTTAGAGCGAGACTTGAGTGGTAAGTAA
- a CDS encoding ISKra4 family transposase, whose protein sequence is MSTSIIESNEKFVTLQITIPYSKSFLETETSIQSALNDAGTVASGEALKQLDTDGLPIEVDGKNWTSKGKQAKTYQTPYGNISISRHVYQASTGGATYCPLEVEARIIITSTPRLAKQISHKYAEMSSVRLVEDLRENHGITVHRSFVQTLAEAVGSIALSKEEDWAYQTPKLEVAIPTVSIGLDGTCMLLCGEGYRQAMVGTISLYDQSGDRQHTTYIAATPEYGRERFLGRLQREVETVKQLYPNAHYQGLADGAPENWTFLNTVTDTQTLDFYHATQYLDKAAKALHPRNEQAQKAWMDTHCHDLKHEFGGASRLLAEIQTIQPKRVSQSIIQGLQDAITYFRNHHHQMLYAEAISSNLPIGSGVTEAACKVIIKARLGGAGMKWKDWGASIVLSLRTLTYTKGRWQQFWSNINRYGFSL, encoded by the coding sequence ATGAGTACATCAATAATCGAGAGTAATGAGAAATTTGTAACGCTTCAAATTACGATACCATACAGCAAATCATTTTTAGAGACGGAAACAAGCATTCAATCAGCGTTAAATGATGCAGGGACGGTAGCGAGTGGAGAAGCACTAAAACAGTTAGATACGGATGGATTGCCGATAGAAGTGGATGGAAAAAACTGGACGAGCAAGGGGAAACAGGCGAAAACATATCAAACACCCTATGGCAACATCAGCATCAGTCGACATGTTTATCAAGCGAGTACAGGAGGGGCAACATACTGTCCATTGGAAGTAGAGGCAAGGATCATCATCACTTCAACACCAAGATTAGCGAAGCAGATCAGTCACAAATATGCAGAAATGAGTAGCGTGAGGTTAGTTGAAGACTTACGCGAGAATCATGGAATCACAGTACATCGTTCATTTGTACAGACATTAGCCGAAGCAGTTGGCAGTATCGCGCTGAGCAAAGAGGAGGACTGGGCTTACCAAACACCAAAACTAGAGGTAGCAATTCCGACAGTGAGTATCGGATTAGATGGTACTTGTATGTTGTTATGTGGTGAGGGCTATCGCCAAGCAATGGTGGGTACGATTAGCTTGTATGACCAATCAGGGGACAGGCAACACACAACTTACATAGCTGCCACCCCCGAATATGGACGTGAGCGGTTTTTAGGACGACTGCAACGGGAAGTAGAGACTGTCAAGCAATTGTATCCCAATGCCCATTATCAAGGTTTAGCCGATGGTGCTCCCGAAAACTGGACTTTTCTAAATACCGTAACCGACACCCAAACATTGGACTTTTACCATGCCACCCAGTATTTAGACAAAGCAGCTAAGGCTCTTCATCCACGTAACGAGCAGGCACAAAAAGCTTGGATGGATACCCATTGTCATGACCTTAAACATGAATTTGGAGGGGCTTCGAGGTTACTTGCAGAAATACAAACCATTCAACCCAAGAGAGTTTCTCAATCCATTATTCAAGGACTTCAAGATGCTATTACTTATTTTCGCAATCATCATCATCAAATGCTTTATGCTGAAGCCATCTCCTCTAATTTACCAATCGGTTCCGGAGTCACCGAAGCTGCTTGCAAAGTAATTATTAAGGCTCGCTTGGGAGGGGCTGGCATGAAATGGAAAGATTGGGGTGCTTCTATCGTTTTGAGCCTTAGAACTTTGACTTATACCAAAGGTCGTTGGCAGCAATTCTGGTCTAATATCAATCGCTATGGTTTCTCCCTCTAA
- a CDS encoding RtcB family protein, whose amino-acid sequence MPYENLNISTPNPVLSWANHDLGHDEMKMARNVASLPFVFKHVALMPDVHLGKGALVGSVIATKEAIIPAAVGVDIGCGMAAVKTPFKSTQLEGKLKKIRLDLEAAIPVGFNENKEIEKAVTNWQGWRDFKNLHPGVRDLEGKALRQMGSLGGGNHFLEVCLDAEDQVWLMLHSGSRGIGNVMAQCHINTAKDLARLSDTSLPDPDLAYFVSNSSAFDAYWHDLQWAQDYAHFNRDVMLARFKKIIEKHLAGGKPTRALLEVNCHHNYAEKEMHYGEEVYVTRKGAVRAREEDYGIIPGSMGAKSYIVKGKGNAESYCSCSHGAGRLMSRNKAKNQFTLDDLIAQTAGVECRKDEAIIDEIPGAYKPIEQVMSNQADLVEVVATLKQVVCVKG is encoded by the coding sequence ATGCCCTACGAAAATTTAAATATATCCACACCTAATCCCGTACTGTCCTGGGCTAATCACGACCTCGGGCATGATGAGATGAAAATGGCGAGAAACGTCGCCTCACTACCCTTTGTTTTCAAACACGTTGCTTTGATGCCCGACGTACACTTGGGTAAGGGAGCTTTAGTGGGTTCCGTAATTGCTACAAAAGAAGCGATTATCCCAGCGGCTGTGGGAGTTGATATTGGATGTGGGATGGCTGCTGTAAAGACTCCATTTAAGTCTACTCAACTGGAAGGTAAGTTGAAGAAGATTCGTTTGGATCTCGAAGCTGCTATTCCGGTGGGATTTAATGAAAATAAGGAGATCGAGAAGGCGGTAACGAACTGGCAGGGTTGGAGAGACTTCAAAAACCTGCATCCCGGCGTGCGCGATCTAGAAGGTAAGGCGCTGCGTCAGATGGGTTCGCTCGGGGGCGGCAATCACTTTTTGGAAGTCTGTCTCGATGCTGAAGACCAGGTGTGGCTAATGCTGCATTCAGGATCGCGCGGCATCGGTAACGTGATGGCGCAATGCCATATCAACACTGCCAAAGATCTAGCCAGACTATCCGACACTTCTCTTCCCGATCCGGATCTAGCCTACTTTGTCTCCAATTCCTCTGCATTCGATGCCTATTGGCACGATCTGCAATGGGCGCAGGACTACGCTCACTTCAATCGCGACGTGATGCTGGCACGCTTTAAGAAAATTATCGAGAAGCACCTTGCCGGTGGCAAGCCCACCAGGGCCTTGCTGGAGGTAAACTGCCACCATAACTATGCCGAAAAGGAGATGCACTATGGCGAGGAAGTCTACGTAACGCGCAAGGGTGCCGTCCGCGCTCGCGAGGAGGATTATGGTATCATCCCAGGCTCGATGGGAGCGAAATCTTATATCGTCAAGGGCAAGGGCAATGCGGAAAGCTATTGCAGTTGCAGTCACGGCGCAGGTCGCCTGATGTCGCGCAACAAGGCCAAAAATCAATTCACACTGGATGACCTGATCGCACAAACAGCAGGTGTTGAGTGCCGCAAGGATGAGGCGATTATTGACGAGATTCCTGGAGCCTACAAGCCCATCGAGCAGGTGATGAGCAATCAGGCCGATCTGGTGGAAGTGGTGGCAACGCTGAAGCAGGTCGTTTGCGTAAAGGGATAA
- a CDS encoding M48 family metalloprotease, protein MSLKAAKEALLRKRYTEAIAILLEYCQDSPDPGTKEYIQAQMWLVSAYQRTGRADKAIAICEQLQENPDPQLQQWSRKSLVTLRAALEEAPDSGIKSNPDVASVVKSKPNRYRKGNVTLALATKFRLYYILAAFVTIMLVVGIIFGIHLWLIGLVSLVFTTGWLIAATISTIVLGTILFFMSPWIVEIAQKQYHRTQWVTLADLDEIAPEAVTVIEKFCELQNIDIPRLGLIEDRNPVAFIYGILPNSARIVVSRGLLQILDDDEIAAVYAYQLGRIRNLSFAIVTFATAPAQLIYLLHVWLSRLSFRARRAKNALRLIATIANGIYNFGNYIVLLATRTSSYLCDRTAAELTGNPNAMTRALTKIARGLVQQTQLGQPTSRLLESTRALGTCDYKTAIPIGMAFEILYAGQSEHNLYKVFLWELFNPWANWLEWHSTHALIGRRIKQLTSYVKQLGLTSEYDFPLILSEGRSLDRPKLHRNFRRDLLIQTAPYTGLSLGLGLSFTLFWLYNNWLPLSLSIVGLGLGIMFQGSLRYPSYRKVADTDLVGLLVDPYASTLCGQPVQIPGELLGYGRHDLQLGYTLKLEDQSGSIYLNYLPNLKTLYADPGQIIQQMEILAGESVLATGWFRRGEISAIDLSTLKPILENPKSKAKTLVSYHQLWNNVLSSAIVFLGLMVLAASSLF, encoded by the coding sequence ATGTCACTTAAAGCTGCTAAGGAAGCACTATTGCGCAAGCGCTACACCGAAGCGATCGCAATTTTGCTGGAATACTGTCAAGACAGCCCCGATCCTGGCACTAAAGAGTATATTCAGGCGCAGATGTGGCTGGTGTCGGCCTACCAACGCACGGGGCGGGCTGATAAAGCGATCGCGATCTGCGAGCAACTGCAAGAAAACCCCGATCCGCAGTTACAACAGTGGTCGAGAAAATCTTTGGTTACCCTGAGGGCAGCGCTGGAAGAAGCTCCCGATTCTGGTATTAAATCTAATCCCGACGTGGCATCAGTGGTGAAGTCCAAGCCCAATCGCTATCGCAAGGGCAACGTTACTTTAGCACTTGCCACTAAATTCAGGTTGTACTACATCCTGGCAGCATTTGTAACCATCATGCTCGTCGTCGGCATTATCTTTGGCATACATCTATGGCTGATTGGTTTAGTGTCGCTGGTATTTACTACGGGTTGGCTAATTGCCGCGACTATTAGCACGATAGTACTCGGTACGATTTTATTTTTTATGTCGCCCTGGATTGTCGAAATCGCGCAGAAGCAATACCACCGCACGCAGTGGGTCACACTTGCCGACCTGGACGAAATCGCACCGGAAGCAGTTACTGTAATTGAGAAGTTTTGCGAACTGCAAAATATTGATATACCGAGACTAGGTTTGATTGAAGATCGAAACCCGGTTGCTTTTATCTACGGTATCCTGCCCAATTCTGCCCGGATCGTAGTTAGTCGGGGATTGCTACAAATTCTGGATGATGATGAAATTGCCGCCGTCTATGCCTATCAACTGGGTCGCATTCGCAACTTGAGCTTTGCGATTGTGACTTTTGCCACTGCCCCCGCCCAACTGATTTATCTATTACATGTTTGGCTCAGTCGTCTCAGTTTCAGAGCCAGGCGCGCCAAAAATGCCCTGCGACTCATCGCCACGATCGCTAATGGAATCTACAACTTTGGTAACTATATCGTTTTGCTGGCTACTCGCACCAGTAGCTATCTCTGCGATCGCACTGCGGCTGAGTTAACTGGTAATCCCAATGCCATGACCCGTGCATTAACTAAAATCGCACGCGGTTTAGTGCAACAAACGCAATTAGGTCAGCCCACCAGTCGGTTATTGGAGTCTACCCGCGCTTTGGGTACCTGCGACTACAAAACTGCTATCCCAATTGGCATGGCATTTGAGATTCTCTATGCGGGGCAATCCGAACATAACTTGTATAAAGTATTTTTGTGGGAACTGTTTAATCCCTGGGCAAATTGGTTGGAATGGCACTCCACGCACGCGCTCATCGGTCGTCGCATCAAGCAGCTAACTAGTTATGTTAAACAATTAGGATTAACCAGTGAATACGATTTTCCACTGATTTTGAGTGAAGGGCGATCGCTAGATCGCCCTAAGTTACATCGGAATTTCCGACGCGACTTACTAATTCAAACCGCTCCCTACACGGGCTTGTCGTTGGGTTTAGGATTGTCCTTCACTTTGTTCTGGCTGTACAACAACTGGCTGCCCCTCAGCCTATCGATTGTTGGGTTGGGTTTAGGTATTATGTTTCAAGGTAGCTTGAGATATCCCAGCTATCGCAAAGTGGCAGATACCGATCTGGTCGGCCTGCTCGTCGATCCCTATGCCAGCACGCTATGCGGTCAACCAGTACAAATTCCTGGTGAATTATTGGGTTATGGCAGGCACGACTTGCAGTTGGGCTACACGCTTAAACTAGAAGATCAGTCCGGCTCGATCTACCTCAACTACCTGCCTAACCTCAAAACCCTCTATGCCGATCCCGGCCAAATTATCCAGCAAATGGAAATATTAGCGGGAGAGTCCGTCCTGGCAACGGGTTGGTTCCGACGCGGCGAGATCTCCGCGATCGATCTTTCTACCTTAAAGCCTATCCTGGAGAATCCTAAATCTAAAGCAAAAACGCTGGTTAGCTACCACCAACTGTGGAATAACGTACTTAGCTCTGCGATCGTGTTTTTGGGGCTAATGGTTCTGGCAGCCAGTTCTTTATTTTAA
- a CDS encoding tyrosine-type recombinase/integrase codes for MLTEVQIKNAKPREKPYRLYDERGMFFEVRPAKNPKGSRFFGFKFRFEGRDRHMSLGTYPDLSLKEARELRDQYRKLIKSGIDPIAQRNAAKISVSRLGADTFEGVAREWYLRFSPNWSPSHAKTVIRRLEADLIPWLKHKPVGEITALELLAVLRKVEERGALETAHRELQICGQVFRYAIATGRSERDISADLRGALPPVPKSNHHAAVVDPKRLGELLRIMDGYQGSFVVKCALRLAPMLFVRPGELRHAEWQDMDLDNGEWRFLVSKTGQPHIVPLATQAVEILRELHQLTGQGVYVFPSARSGLRALSENGVLAALRNLDIPKEEMSGHGFRATARTILDEVLKFPPHLIEHQLGHVVKDPLGRAYNRTQHLEERKEMMQRWADYLDELRAGSHDN; via the coding sequence ATGCTGACTGAGGTTCAGATTAAGAATGCTAAGCCACGGGAGAAACCATATCGTTTGTATGACGAGCGTGGCATGTTTTTTGAAGTGCGTCCTGCTAAAAATCCAAAGGGCAGTCGTTTTTTTGGGTTTAAGTTCAGGTTTGAAGGCCGAGACAGGCATATGAGCCTGGGAACTTATCCCGATCTCTCGCTAAAAGAGGCGAGGGAATTACGAGACCAATACCGCAAGCTAATTAAATCTGGCATAGACCCGATCGCCCAGAGGAACGCTGCAAAAATATCGGTGTCTCGACTGGGAGCCGATACTTTTGAGGGTGTGGCGCGAGAATGGTATCTGAGATTTTCACCCAACTGGTCGCCAAGCCACGCCAAGACAGTTATCAGGCGACTCGAAGCAGATCTAATCCCGTGGCTAAAGCATAAACCTGTTGGTGAAATCACGGCACTTGAGCTGCTAGCCGTGTTGCGCAAAGTTGAGGAGAGAGGGGCATTGGAAACTGCGCACCGGGAACTACAGATTTGCGGTCAGGTATTTCGTTACGCGATCGCCACGGGAAGATCGGAGCGCGATATTTCTGCTGACTTGAGAGGTGCGCTGCCCCCAGTACCGAAAAGTAATCACCATGCCGCTGTCGTCGATCCAAAGCGCTTGGGTGAGTTGCTCCGAATAATGGATGGCTATCAGGGTAGTTTTGTCGTGAAGTGCGCCCTACGTTTAGCACCCATGCTGTTTGTCCGGCCTGGCGAGCTGAGACATGCCGAGTGGCAGGATATGGACTTAGATAATGGCGAATGGAGATTCCTCGTAAGCAAGACGGGACAGCCGCATATTGTCCCCCTGGCAACTCAGGCGGTGGAAATTCTCAGAGAGTTACATCAATTGACAGGGCAAGGAGTATACGTTTTTCCTAGTGCGCGTTCTGGCCTGAGGGCGTTGAGTGAGAATGGCGTTTTGGCAGCATTACGCAATCTAGATATCCCCAAGGAAGAGATGTCTGGACATGGGTTCAGAGCTACTGCCAGAACGATACTGGATGAGGTTTTGAAGTTCCCACCACACTTGATCGAACATCAATTAGGTCACGTAGTCAAAGACCCGTTAGGTAGGGCGTACAACCGCACTCAACACTTGGAAGAGCGTAAAGAGATGATGCAGCGCTGGGCGGATTACTTAGACGAGCTGCGGGCTGGTAGCCATGACAATTAA
- a CDS encoding helix-turn-helix transcriptional regulator, translated as MTSSLYGDKALRLRQVLQIVPVSASTWWLGVKTGKFPQPTKLGPRTTVWRLSDIQALIDPKKEGA; from the coding sequence ATGACATCGTCCTTGTATGGTGACAAAGCCCTCAGACTTCGCCAGGTTCTGCAAATAGTTCCCGTTTCCGCCTCGACCTGGTGGTTGGGGGTTAAAACGGGTAAGTTCCCGCAGCCGACAAAGTTAGGTCCGCGAACGACAGTTTGGCGACTTTCTGACATCCAAGCGCTGATCGATCCTAAAAAGGAAGGCGCTTAA
- a CDS encoding DUF927 domain-containing protein: MINRTQKWIYSSATNPCPICDRVKDGDCRISQDGGLVLCHSEVNGRVKGEQLGNYIWIGSISEPMDWGKWITPNLEPRKNPDHRPTGKTYRFDYQNESGEVACTKVRIYQKQNDGSVKKKDWWEPKGVDSASLLPYRYAEAIAALKADPTLPLLIDESEMTCDELWQRGVPAIAFGRSLKPARIKKLLSGYESCLVICIDQDEPGIRKAAKYQKIFPMAATLRPYPESDFWLPEWLPESGGLDVRDWILENNLSKDKVLEAIQQMPGKRSPEQPQATDSDKFEGGKPHFWSTPEQGLVWESYEKDDDGNTQRSRTRIGNHLQAIAYINSPDGDGAALLLEFKNQQGHLCRWTMPRRALGADSGTLIGELLGRGYGLVYEQKRKLARYLTELGTEVNRTYTVTESTGWLNGSFVLPNKTYGDQTLRFRDVEPSQDCPFEIKGTLDGWRSEVAAKCANNSRLIFAKGVAFAGPLLVIVGMESGGFHLVGGTSQGKTTALNVAASVAGIKELPHWRTTTNGLESTATASNHLACMLDEIGQDEPKDVGAKVYMLANGQGKARMRRDLTSARVKTWQLLFLSSGEVGLAAYLKQAGISLKGGQEVRLPDLPAIPKNSQYGVFESIHGYETPVDFVNALERAVKQQHGTALDAYLTQLVEDKKLDGFAKRLTNELFAIAGDLSANYSDAAISRVAKRFALVQVALHLAHSYGLLPFPVEQCNWAVKTMFDDWVNARGGDGSIEIKQALERIEHLFVSNEHSDRIYKVDSKDAQTVRNLLAYRKLDPFEKEVEFWVPNAVFNSEVAKDCDRHALIAELQKKGWLKPPGVDGKPYLGRRIDGKKIRVYVFTQFWSNEKSEVPEVPQVPVSQNADTVKHTDSDELEPSSGSSRFQRFQKDIFDNAVEPLEPDQKSTGSSEVPVENLDNKGFAGSGTPGTCGTHKKQQSLKNTTSEAIEDADEF, translated from the coding sequence ATGATTAATCGCACCCAAAAATGGATCTATTCAAGTGCAACTAACCCTTGTCCGATTTGCGATCGCGTTAAAGATGGGGATTGCCGAATTAGCCAGGATGGTGGTTTGGTGCTTTGCCATTCCGAGGTTAATGGTCGAGTCAAGGGCGAGCAACTAGGCAATTACATTTGGATTGGTAGTATCTCAGAACCGATGGACTGGGGTAAGTGGATTACTCCCAACTTAGAGCCTCGAAAAAATCCCGATCACCGACCTACAGGCAAAACATATAGGTTTGACTATCAAAATGAATCGGGTGAGGTGGCCTGTACCAAGGTCAGGATTTATCAGAAGCAAAACGATGGCTCTGTCAAAAAGAAAGACTGGTGGGAACCTAAAGGAGTCGATAGCGCTTCACTTCTGCCTTATCGTTATGCCGAAGCGATCGCCGCGTTAAAAGCAGATCCGACTCTGCCATTACTAATTGACGAGAGCGAGATGACGTGTGATGAGTTATGGCAGCGGGGGGTACCAGCGATCGCATTTGGTAGGTCGCTGAAACCAGCGCGAATCAAAAAGCTGTTAAGTGGCTATGAATCGTGTTTGGTCATCTGCATCGATCAAGACGAGCCAGGAATAAGGAAAGCCGCCAAATACCAAAAAATATTCCCGATGGCGGCAACGCTCAGACCTTACCCTGAGTCTGACTTTTGGCTACCTGAATGGCTGCCTGAATCCGGTGGATTAGATGTTAGAGATTGGATTCTTGAGAATAATCTGAGCAAAGACAAGGTGCTAGAAGCCATTCAGCAAATGCCCGGTAAGAGATCGCCCGAACAGCCGCAAGCTACCGATTCGGATAAGTTTGAAGGCGGTAAGCCCCATTTCTGGAGTACGCCAGAGCAGGGCTTGGTCTGGGAAAGCTACGAAAAAGACGATGATGGCAATACTCAGCGATCTCGTACCAGAATAGGCAATCACCTGCAAGCGATCGCCTACATCAACTCACCGGATGGTGATGGCGCGGCGCTCCTGCTTGAGTTCAAGAACCAACAGGGGCACCTTTGCCGGTGGACAATGCCTAGACGCGCGTTGGGTGCAGACAGCGGTACTCTAATTGGGGAATTGCTAGGTCGCGGGTATGGGCTGGTTTACGAGCAAAAGCGAAAACTTGCCAGATACCTGACTGAGCTAGGCACCGAGGTTAATCGGACTTACACCGTGACCGAGTCAACTGGTTGGCTGAACGGGTCGTTCGTTCTCCCCAACAAAACTTACGGCGATCAAACACTGCGATTCAGGGACGTAGAACCATCCCAAGATTGCCCCTTCGAGATTAAAGGTACTCTTGATGGTTGGCGCTCCGAGGTGGCAGCAAAATGTGCGAATAACTCAAGACTCATCTTTGCGAAGGGCGTGGCTTTTGCCGGTCCACTACTGGTCATCGTAGGTATGGAGTCTGGTGGCTTTCACTTGGTAGGCGGCACTTCTCAAGGTAAGACTACGGCACTGAATGTCGCAGCCTCTGTTGCTGGCATAAAAGAGCTTCCACACTGGCGAACGACTACTAACGGACTGGAGAGTACTGCAACAGCTTCCAACCACCTGGCTTGTATGTTAGACGAAATCGGGCAAGACGAACCCAAGGATGTGGGCGCAAAAGTCTATATGCTCGCAAACGGTCAAGGAAAAGCTCGGATGCGGCGCGACCTTACCTCAGCAAGGGTGAAAACTTGGCAACTTTTATTTCTATCCAGTGGTGAGGTTGGACTCGCAGCTTACTTGAAACAGGCTGGTATCTCGCTCAAAGGTGGTCAAGAGGTCAGGCTACCAGACCTACCCGCGATACCTAAAAACTCGCAATATGGGGTATTCGAGTCAATTCATGGTTATGAAACTCCGGTAGATTTCGTCAACGCATTAGAGCGAGCGGTCAAACAGCAGCACGGGACGGCGCTCGATGCCTACCTAACTCAATTGGTTGAGGATAAAAAGCTTGATGGGTTTGCTAAGCGACTGACTAACGAGCTGTTCGCGATCGCTGGTGACTTATCGGCAAACTACTCGGATGCAGCTATCAGTCGAGTTGCAAAGCGTTTTGCACTGGTACAGGTCGCCCTACACCTTGCCCATAGTTACGGGTTGCTACCATTCCCCGTCGAGCAGTGCAATTGGGCTGTCAAAACCATGTTTGATGATTGGGTTAACGCTCGTGGCGGCGACGGCTCTATCGAAATCAAACAAGCCCTGGAGCGTATCGAGCATCTGTTTGTGTCAAATGAGCATAGCGATCGCATTTACAAAGTTGACAGCAAAGACGCTCAAACTGTCAGGAATTTGTTGGCTTACCGCAAATTAGATCCTTTTGAAAAGGAGGTTGAATTCTGGGTTCCTAACGCAGTGTTTAACTCTGAGGTTGCCAAAGACTGCGATCGCCATGCACTTATTGCTGAGTTGCAGAAAAAGGGTTGGCTGAAACCACCTGGTGTTGATGGTAAACCCTACCTGGGTAGGCGTATCGATGGCAAGAAAATCCGCGTCTATGTCTTTACTCAGTTTTGGAGTAATGAAAAAAGTGAGGTTCCAGAGGTTCCACAGGTTCCAGTGAGCCAGAATGCAGACACAGTAAAGCATACAGACAGTGACGAGCTGGAACCTAGCTCAGGTTCCAGCAGGTTCCAGAGGTTCCAGAAAGACATTTTTGATAATGCCGTGGAACCTCTGGAACCTGACCAAAAATCGACAGGTTCCAGCGAGGTTCCAGTTGAGAACCTTGACAACAAAGGGTTTGCTGGTAGTGGAACCCCTGGAACCTGTGGAACCCACAAAAAACAGCAAAGTTTAAAAAACACTACCTCGGAGGCGATCGAAGATGCCGATGAGTTCTAG
- a CDS encoding J domain-containing protein, protein MSSRISFWMPIYKDTARVRGYKRGWVWHQLQKQFSDFTLNELQYIGQELGYKPSWAEIQFVQQSEVQQKQQRQHPPLDWRQKHRQQQRKSNQTFKQQFADHWRAPTPQRPLPHWGRSEYLRPYLDLLGLDMPFTEQQLKAAYRSRAKSAHPDGGGSHASFLRLKDAYDKLRGEL, encoded by the coding sequence ATGAGTAGTCGGATCTCATTCTGGATGCCAATTTATAAGGACACCGCAAGAGTCAGGGGCTACAAGCGTGGCTGGGTTTGGCATCAACTGCAAAAGCAATTCAGCGATTTCACGCTGAACGAATTGCAGTATATCGGCCAAGAGCTTGGCTATAAGCCATCGTGGGCAGAAATCCAATTTGTCCAACAGTCCGAGGTGCAACAAAAGCAACAGCGCCAACATCCCCCCTTGGACTGGCGGCAAAAGCACAGGCAGCAACAGCGCAAATCTAACCAGACGTTTAAGCAACAGTTTGCCGACCATTGGCGCGCCCCTACCCCCCAAAGACCATTGCCTCATTGGGGTAGATCTGAATACCTGCGCCCTTACCTGGATTTGCTTGGACTGGATATGCCGTTTACCGAGCAACAACTGAAGGCGGCTTATCGGTCTCGGGCGAAATCAGCCCATCCCGATGGTGGCGGCAGCCATGCCAGTTTCCTGAGGTTGAAAGATGCCTATGACAAGCTCCGAGGGGAATTATGA